In one Kitasatospora cineracea genomic region, the following are encoded:
- a CDS encoding ABC transporter ATP-binding protein, with translation MAGIRISGARRTYGSSGGEVHAVDGIDLKIADGEFVVLMGASGSGKTTLLNLIGGLDRLSAGRLEVWGTDLAGLSEARLAGLRMTSIGFVFQELNLLPELTLQENVALPLEGAGVPRAEARRRADEALARVDLAELGPRFPDEVSGGQQQRAAIARAVVGERRLLLADEPTGALDSATGTQVMRTLRELCDSGVTVVVSTHNPANAQYADRVVRMRDGRIDGITAGNSATTGRSA, from the coding sequence ATGGCAGGGATCAGAATTTCGGGCGCCCGCCGGACGTACGGTTCGAGCGGCGGGGAAGTCCACGCGGTCGACGGAATCGATCTGAAGATCGCCGACGGAGAATTCGTCGTCCTGATGGGCGCGAGCGGTTCGGGGAAAACCACGCTGCTCAATCTGATCGGCGGGCTGGACCGGTTGTCGGCGGGCCGGCTGGAGGTGTGGGGGACGGATCTCGCCGGACTGTCCGAGGCCCGGCTGGCCGGGCTGCGGATGACCTCCATCGGCTTCGTGTTCCAGGAGCTGAACCTGCTGCCCGAGCTCACCCTGCAGGAGAACGTCGCCCTGCCGCTGGAGGGCGCGGGCGTGCCCCGGGCCGAGGCCCGCCGCCGGGCCGACGAGGCGCTCGCCCGGGTCGACCTGGCGGAGCTCGGCCCGCGCTTCCCCGACGAGGTGTCCGGCGGCCAGCAGCAGCGCGCCGCGATCGCCCGCGCGGTGGTCGGCGAGCGCCGCCTGCTGCTCGCCGACGAGCCGACCGGCGCGCTCGACTCGGCCACCGGCACCCAGGTGATGCGGACCCTGCGCGAACTGTGCGACTCCGGGGTGACGGTCGTCGTCTCCACCCACAACCCGGCCAACGCCCAGTACGCGGACCGGGTCGTCCGGATGCGGGACGGCCGGATCGACGGGATCACCGCCGGGAACTCCGCCACCACCGGGCGGTCCGCGTGA
- a CDS encoding peptidase inhibitor family I36 protein, producing MKSVRHRTVSLLLTAAFGAGIPLVTAPDALAASGDCASTDVCLFDNENYTGFMFARDAYWDQQVATWNLSVAGFNDRMSSWINNGPHDARWFWGANATGGSECMNSSSRNSYVGWYDNDEASSIQVYTDAGAC from the coding sequence ATGAAATCGGTTCGACACCGCACGGTCTCCCTGCTGCTGACCGCGGCTTTCGGGGCGGGAATTCCGCTGGTGACCGCCCCGGACGCGCTCGCCGCCTCCGGGGACTGCGCGAGCACGGACGTCTGCCTCTTCGACAACGAGAACTACACCGGTTTCATGTTCGCGCGCGATGCGTACTGGGACCAGCAGGTCGCCACCTGGAACCTGTCGGTGGCCGGCTTCAACGACCGGATGTCCTCCTGGATCAACAACGGCCCGCACGACGCCAGGTGGTTCTGGGGGGCGAACGCCACCGGTGGCAGCGAGTGCATGAACAGCTCCTCGCGCAACTCGTACGTCGGCTGGTACGACAACGACGAGGCGAGCAGCATCCAGGTCTACACCGACGCGGGGGCCTGCTGA
- a CDS encoding FadR/GntR family transcriptional regulator — protein sequence MEGLQAAGRRSLVDAAIEQLREQLASGVWPVGARIPTEHELAERLQVGRNTVREAIRVLVHAGMLVSRQGEGTFVRSTSDPAAVLRGVQRSGVRDVLEVRAALETEAARLAAERHTAEDLARMRAALEREAAVMAAHPERTGREATVEHDLEFHTAVVEAAHNPALTEVYRYFGASVRESMRTAFGDQEMPEVVIATHAALVDAIESRDPERAETACRALLAEPTAAVEQLLAEIAARK from the coding sequence GTGGAGGGGTTGCAGGCGGCGGGGCGGCGGTCGTTGGTGGATGCCGCGATCGAGCAGCTGCGGGAGCAACTGGCGTCCGGGGTCTGGCCGGTGGGGGCGCGGATTCCGACCGAGCACGAGTTGGCGGAGCGGTTGCAGGTGGGGCGCAACACGGTGCGGGAGGCGATCCGGGTGCTGGTGCACGCGGGGATGCTGGTGTCGCGGCAGGGGGAGGGGACGTTCGTCCGGTCGACGAGCGATCCGGCGGCGGTGCTGCGCGGGGTGCAGCGGTCGGGGGTGCGGGACGTGCTGGAGGTGCGGGCCGCGCTGGAGACCGAGGCGGCGCGGTTGGCCGCCGAGCGGCACACCGCGGAGGACCTGGCCCGGATGCGGGCGGCGCTGGAGCGGGAGGCCGCGGTGATGGCGGCGCACCCGGAGCGGACCGGCCGGGAGGCCACCGTCGAGCACGACCTGGAGTTCCACACGGCCGTGGTGGAGGCGGCGCACAATCCGGCACTGACCGAGGTGTACCGGTACTTCGGGGCCTCGGTGCGGGAGTCGATGCGCACCGCGTTCGGCGACCAGGAGATGCCGGAGGTGGTGATCGCCACCCACGCGGCGCTGGTCGACGCGATCGAGAGCCGGGACCCGGAGCGGGCCGAGACGGCCTGTCGGGCGCTGCTGGCGGAGCCGACGGCGGCGGTGGAGCAGTTGCTCGCCGAGATCGCCGCGCGGAAGTAA
- a CDS encoding CynX/NimT family MFS transporter: MSVTRAVQPALEPRVGRRTAATKYAHPVLLLVGIVLVALNMRACLAAVSPMVVEIQRTFGLSATASGLITTVPVLFQGVGAPLTPRLTRRFGTERVVLGAVLALGAGVLLRVLPSVAALYAGCVVIGVAIAVLNVSMPGLVKREFPQKAAAMTGVYSTTMLVGATMAAALSVPLEHALGGGWQASLGAWSVLALVAAVAWLPQVLKARQERTVAVTAAASASAQVRGAQAAPVAPAAAAALSKETGTSPWKSGLAWQISVFMGISSLLVYTLVAWMPTILADHGMPRGEAGLVFAFSNLVQVAGAFLVPLLAGRMTRQRGLALVMAALNGAGVLWLLLAPVSGAWFSATVLGLAQGGSLGLGLAFIVLRTDSVLGAARLGGMSQAVGYMVAAAGPVGAGALHQLTGGWDATLLVLLVLAAVAAVAGWGAGRNRTV; encoded by the coding sequence ATGTCGGTCACCCGTGCCGTGCAGCCCGCCCTCGAACCGAGGGTCGGCCGCCGAACCGCCGCCACCAAGTACGCCCACCCCGTCCTGCTGCTGGTCGGGATCGTGCTGGTGGCCCTGAACATGCGGGCCTGCCTGGCGGCGGTGTCGCCGATGGTCGTGGAGATCCAGCGGACCTTCGGCCTGTCGGCCACCGCGAGCGGGCTGATCACCACCGTGCCGGTGCTGTTCCAGGGGGTGGGCGCGCCGCTCACCCCGCGGCTGACCCGGCGGTTCGGGACCGAGCGGGTGGTGCTGGGCGCGGTGCTGGCGCTGGGGGCGGGGGTGCTGCTGCGGGTGCTGCCGTCGGTGGCGGCGCTGTACGCGGGCTGCGTGGTGATCGGGGTGGCGATCGCGGTGCTGAACGTGTCGATGCCGGGCCTGGTGAAGCGCGAGTTCCCGCAGAAGGCGGCGGCCATGACCGGCGTCTACTCGACCACCATGCTGGTCGGCGCGACCATGGCGGCCGCCCTGTCGGTGCCGCTGGAGCACGCGCTGGGCGGCGGCTGGCAGGCCTCGCTGGGCGCCTGGTCGGTGCTGGCGCTGGTCGCGGCGGTGGCCTGGCTGCCGCAGGTGCTGAAGGCCCGTCAGGAACGGACCGTGGCGGTGACGGCGGCGGCGTCGGCATCGGCGCAGGTCCGGGGCGCGCAGGCGGCTCCAGTGGCCCCGGCGGCCGCGGCGGCGCTGTCGAAGGAGACCGGCACCAGCCCGTGGAAGTCCGGACTGGCTTGGCAGATCAGCGTGTTCATGGGCATCTCCTCGCTGCTGGTGTACACCCTGGTGGCGTGGATGCCGACCATCCTGGCCGACCACGGGATGCCGCGCGGCGAGGCGGGCCTGGTGTTCGCGTTCAGCAACCTGGTGCAGGTGGCCGGTGCGTTCCTGGTGCCGCTGCTGGCGGGCCGGATGACCCGGCAGCGCGGTCTGGCGCTGGTGATGGCGGCGCTGAACGGTGCGGGCGTGCTGTGGCTGCTGCTGGCGCCGGTGTCGGGGGCGTGGTTCTCGGCGACGGTGCTGGGCCTGGCGCAGGGCGGCTCGCTGGGCCTGGGCCTGGCGTTCATCGTGCTGCGCACCGACAGCGTGCTGGGCGCGGCCCGGCTGGGCGGGATGAGCCAGGCGGTGGGCTACATGGTGGCGGCGGCCGGCCCGGTCGGCGCGGGTGCGCTGCACCAACTGACCGGCGGCTGGGACGCGACGCTGCTGGTGCTGCTGGTGCTGGCCGCGGTCGCGGCGGTGGCCGGCTGGGGCGCGGGCCGCAACCGGACGGTGTAG
- a CDS encoding ABC transporter permease, with translation MNTTVARLTARGLFGRRRVLVLLAVPVLLLVLAVIAANSTLDKLDLAHNVLGSLALGTLVPITGLIVGTGVIATEIEDGSIVYLLAKPLPRWKIVTTKLAVAVASTWLLAAVPTYVAGLILYGSADGVALGYGVGALAAGAAYSALFLLLGVLTRHAVIAGLAYALIWESLIGNYVEGARTLSVQQWGLALTKAVAADGTVIAPVGLATAVWLLIIVAAGATAFASVKLAGLTLGSEE, from the coding sequence ATGAACACCACCGTCGCCCGGCTCACCGCGCGCGGCCTGTTCGGCCGCCGCCGGGTCCTGGTCCTGCTGGCCGTCCCGGTCCTGCTGCTGGTCCTGGCCGTGATCGCCGCCAACAGCACCCTGGACAAGCTGGACCTCGCGCACAACGTGCTGGGCAGCCTCGCCCTGGGCACCCTGGTGCCGATCACCGGCCTGATCGTCGGCACCGGCGTGATCGCCACCGAGATCGAGGACGGCTCGATCGTCTACCTGCTCGCCAAGCCGCTGCCCCGCTGGAAGATCGTCACCACCAAGCTGGCCGTCGCCGTCGCCAGCACCTGGCTGCTCGCCGCCGTCCCCACCTACGTGGCCGGCCTGATCCTGTACGGCAGCGCGGACGGCGTGGCGCTCGGCTACGGCGTCGGCGCGCTCGCCGCGGGCGCCGCGTACAGCGCGCTGTTCCTGCTGCTGGGCGTGCTCACCCGGCACGCGGTGATCGCCGGCCTCGCCTACGCGCTGATCTGGGAGAGCCTGATCGGCAACTACGTCGAGGGCGCCCGCACCCTCTCCGTCCAGCAGTGGGGCCTGGCCCTGACCAAGGCGGTCGCCGCCGACGGCACCGTCATCGCCCCCGTCGGCCTGGCCACCGCGGTCTGGCTGCTGATCATCGTCGCGGCGGGCGCCACCGCCTTCGCCTCGGTCAAGCTGGCCGGACTCACCCTCGGCAGCGAGGAGTAG
- a CDS encoding ABC transporter ATP-binding protein, producing MAVITIDKVSRWFGNVVAVNDVTMTIGPGITGLLGPNGAGKSTLIHMMSGFLAPSSGTVALDGAPIWRNQEVYREIGLVPEKESMYDYLTGWEFVLANAELHGLADAGAAAERALALVEMEYAQERQTGTYSKGMKQRVKMASALVHDPSVLLLDEPFNGMDPRQRLHLMELLRRFGADGRTVLFSSHILEEVEQLARHIEVVVAGRHAASGDFREIRRLMTDRPHRYLVRSSDDRQLASALIADGSTAGIELDAAEKALRIQAIDFQGFTTLLPKVARQAGIRLYTVSPADESLESVFSYLVSS from the coding sequence ATGGCCGTCATCACCATCGACAAGGTCTCCCGCTGGTTCGGCAACGTGGTCGCCGTCAACGACGTCACCATGACCATCGGCCCCGGCATCACCGGCCTGCTCGGCCCCAACGGCGCCGGGAAGTCCACCCTCATCCACATGATGAGCGGCTTCCTCGCGCCCTCCTCCGGCACCGTCGCCCTCGACGGCGCCCCGATCTGGCGCAACCAGGAGGTCTACCGGGAGATCGGCCTGGTCCCGGAGAAGGAGTCGATGTACGACTACCTGACCGGCTGGGAGTTCGTCCTCGCCAACGCCGAACTGCACGGCCTGGCCGACGCAGGCGCCGCCGCCGAACGGGCGCTCGCCCTGGTCGAGATGGAGTACGCCCAGGAACGGCAGACCGGCACCTACTCCAAGGGCATGAAGCAGCGCGTCAAGATGGCCTCCGCGCTGGTCCACGACCCCTCGGTGCTGCTGCTCGACGAACCGTTCAACGGCATGGACCCGCGCCAGCGCCTGCACCTGATGGAACTGCTGCGCCGGTTCGGCGCCGACGGGCGCACCGTGCTGTTCTCCTCGCACATCCTCGAGGAGGTCGAACAGCTCGCCCGGCACATCGAGGTGGTGGTGGCCGGCCGGCACGCCGCGTCCGGCGACTTCCGGGAGATCCGGCGCCTGATGACCGACCGCCCGCACCGCTACCTGGTGCGCTCCAGCGACGACCGGCAGCTCGCCTCCGCGCTGATCGCGGACGGCTCCACCGCGGGCATCGAACTCGACGCCGCCGAGAAGGCCCTGCGCATCCAGGCGATCGACTTCCAGGGCTTCACCACCCTGCTGCCCAAGGTCGCCCGGCAGGCCGGCATCCGCCTGTACACCGTCTCCCCGGCCGACGAGTCGCTGGAAAGCGTTTTCTCGTACCTGGTCTCGTCCTGA
- a CDS encoding ABC transporter permease, with product MTTPADAHSGVIHDIGYRPYTGPRLGRRYATRSLYVQSLRAAFGLGRSGKSKVLPFLLLGGMAAPALAMLAIALFAHLDKMPMDYAGYLSSFAVLPQIFLAAQAPVLMSRDLRHHVVPLYFSRPATRGDYVAAKFTAMFSALMIVLASPLLLLFIGALLAKFPLGDNLLHLLYGLFAAVLYALLYASLGLLIAAATPRRGFGVAAIMGTLMITQALASIVYALNGGFDPVRQESASWAFVVSPSTLVETLVNQLFGLGDNGAVNLHAPGGAGAAVFAAVLVALTAGGYALMLRRYRNV from the coding sequence ATGACCACCCCCGCCGACGCCCACAGCGGCGTCATCCACGACATCGGCTACCGCCCGTACACCGGCCCGCGGTTGGGCCGCCGGTACGCCACCCGTTCGCTGTACGTGCAGAGCCTGCGGGCCGCGTTCGGCCTGGGCCGCTCCGGCAAGTCCAAGGTGCTGCCGTTCCTGCTGCTGGGCGGGATGGCCGCGCCGGCCCTGGCGATGCTGGCGATCGCGCTGTTCGCGCACCTGGACAAGATGCCGATGGACTACGCCGGCTACCTGTCCTCGTTCGCCGTCCTGCCGCAGATCTTCCTGGCCGCGCAGGCCCCCGTGCTGATGTCTCGGGACCTGCGGCACCACGTCGTCCCGCTGTACTTCTCCCGCCCGGCCACCCGCGGCGACTACGTGGCGGCCAAGTTCACCGCGATGTTCAGCGCGCTGATGATCGTGCTGGCCTCCCCGCTGCTGCTGCTGTTCATCGGCGCGCTGCTGGCGAAGTTCCCGCTCGGCGACAACCTGCTGCACCTGCTGTACGGCCTGTTCGCCGCCGTCCTGTACGCGCTGCTGTACGCCTCGCTCGGCCTGCTGATCGCCGCCGCCACCCCGCGCCGCGGGTTCGGCGTCGCCGCGATCATGGGCACCCTGATGATCACCCAGGCGCTGGCCTCGATCGTCTACGCGCTGAACGGCGGCTTCGACCCGGTCCGGCAGGAGTCCGCCTCCTGGGCGTTCGTGGTCTCGCCGTCCACGCTGGTGGAGACCCTGGTCAACCAGCTGTTCGGCCTGGGCGACAACGGCGCCGTCAACCTGCACGCCCCCGGCGGGGCCGGCGCGGCGGTGTTCGCGGCCGTGCTCGTCGCACTCACGGCCGGCGGCTACGCGCTGATGCTGCGCCGCTACCGGAACGTCTGA
- a CDS encoding ABC transporter ATP-binding protein, translating to MTVSTVIKTDGLTKRFPRVTALDRLTVEVEPGVVGLVGANGAGKSTLIKILLGLSPATEGTGQVLGLDIATQGPAIRERVGYMPEHDCLPPDVSATEFVVHMARMSGLPAAAARERTADTLRHVGLYEERYRPMGGYSTGMKQRVKLAQALVHDPQLVLLDEPTNGLDPVGRDEMLGLIRRIHSDFGISVLVTTHLLGELERTCDHLVVIDGGKLLRSSSTASFTGSTQLLAVEVTDHPSDRTFDADAVLTERLAAAGLTVRADGSRILLVEITGDETYDTVRDTVDDLGLGLIRLEQRRHRVAEIFSTRSDEDEHGEHGGPGHGQEHGAAAYQAAAAGGEQA from the coding sequence ATGACCGTGTCCACAGTCATCAAGACGGACGGCCTCACCAAGAGGTTCCCCCGGGTCACCGCGCTCGACCGGCTCACCGTGGAGGTGGAGCCGGGCGTGGTCGGCCTGGTCGGGGCGAACGGTGCGGGCAAGTCCACTCTCATCAAGATCCTCCTCGGGCTGTCCCCGGCCACCGAGGGCACCGGACAGGTGCTCGGCCTGGACATCGCCACCCAGGGTCCGGCGATCCGCGAACGCGTCGGCTACATGCCGGAGCACGACTGCCTGCCGCCGGACGTGTCCGCCACCGAGTTCGTGGTGCACATGGCCCGGATGTCCGGCCTGCCGGCCGCCGCGGCCCGCGAGCGCACCGCCGACACCCTGCGCCACGTCGGCCTGTACGAGGAGCGCTACCGCCCGATGGGCGGCTACTCGACCGGCATGAAGCAGCGCGTGAAACTGGCCCAGGCGCTGGTCCACGACCCGCAGTTGGTGCTGCTGGACGAGCCGACCAACGGCCTCGACCCGGTCGGCCGGGACGAGATGCTCGGGCTGATCCGCCGGATCCACTCCGACTTCGGCATCTCGGTGCTGGTCACCACCCACCTGCTGGGCGAGCTGGAGCGGACCTGCGACCACCTGGTGGTGATCGACGGCGGCAAGCTGCTGCGCTCCTCCTCCACCGCCTCGTTCACCGGCAGCACCCAGCTGCTCGCCGTCGAGGTCACCGACCACCCGTCGGACCGCACCTTCGACGCCGACGCGGTGCTGACCGAGCGGCTGGCCGCGGCCGGCCTGACCGTCCGCGCCGACGGCAGCCGGATCCTGCTGGTGGAGATCACCGGCGACGAGACGTACGACACCGTCCGCGACACCGTGGACGACCTCGGCCTGGGCCTGATCCGGCTGGAGCAGCGCCGCCACCGGGTCGCCGAGATCTTCAGCACCCGGTCCGACGAGGACGAGCACGGCGAGCACGGCGGACCCGGGCACGGGCAGGAGCACGGGGCCGCCGCGTACCAGGCCGCGGCCGCAGGAGGCGAGCAGGCATGA